The Leptotrichia trevisanii DSM 22070 DNA segment GCTGTGAAATATTACGGGCTGGAATACGAAATGGAGGATATAAAAGAGTGGTATAATGGTTACCAGTTTGGAGATAGTCAAGTATATAATCCTTGGTCGATTATTAACTTTTTGGATGAAAAAAAATTGTGTCCATACTGGATAGGAGTTTCTGGAAATAAACTCATAGATGATATGTTGGATAAAGGAAATGAAAAAATACTTAGTGATTTAGAAAAACTTTTTCGAGGGGAAAGGATACATAAGCAGATAAACGATTATACTGAATTTACTTTTGGAGTTGAGGATATATGGCAGTTGTTTTTATATAGCGGATATTTAACAACATCTGGAAAATTCGAGAGTGGAGAATGTCCAATAAAAATACCGAACAGAGAAATAACAGAATTTTTTGAAAATAGATTTATAAACAGGTTTATAGGGAACTATAATAAATTTTCAGATATCATAAGAAATTTAAAAAATGGAAAAATCGAAGAATTTGCAAAAGAACTTCAAGATGAAATACTTTCTTCGCTTAGTTATTTTGATACAGAAAAGGACGAGAAATATTACAAAATATTTTTAATTGGGATATTTATAATATTGGGAAACGATTACATCAGATTGTCGGAGAGAGAAAGTGGCTATGGAAGGGCAGACTTGGTTTTAGAGCCTAAAAATAAAATAAATCCAGCGTATATATTTGAATTTAAAGTTGTAAATAATGAAGATGAGTTGGAAAATTATGCAAAAGCTGGATTTGAGCAGATAAAAGAAAAAGAGTACGATGTGGAATTGAGAAATAGAGGAGTAGGCAGAATTGTCTGTGTTGGACTTGCGTTTTATAGAAAAAAACTTAAAATGAAATACGAAATAATGGAGTAAAATTATTAGACTTGTTTGATAACTGTATGAATTTAAGATTATAATAAAATAGTTATTGTTCAGCAAGGGAAAAAATCTTTTGTCAAAATAAAAGTGTTAAGT contains these protein-coding regions:
- a CDS encoding AAA family ATPase, with protein sequence MVDKEMMEKNTRNRKPLPIGVSDFKEIVENNYYYIDKTKLIEDILHYRAKVNLFTRPRRFGKTLNMSMIKYFFDIEKKEENRKLFDELNISKSEYMQEQGQYPVIYISFRNMEEVSWENSYIAIRQLISNMYDEFKFIREDMDERELFYFDNVWFNKDTADWKGSLKALTKYLYEYYGKKAIVLIDEYDTPIIQAYQEGYYKQAISFFKKFYGDAMKDNEYLQFGIMTGILRIAKEGIFSGLNNLKVNNIFSEKYSEYYGLTENEVVKAVKYYGLEYEMEDIKEWYNGYQFGDSQVYNPWSIINFLDEKKLCPYWIGVSGNKLIDDMLDKGNEKILSDLEKLFRGERIHKQINDYTEFTFGVEDIWQLFLYSGYLTTSGKFESGECPIKIPNREITEFFENRFINRFIGNYNKFSDIIRNLKNGKIEEFAKELQDEILSSLSYFDTEKDEKYYKIFLIGIFIILGNDYIRLSERESGYGRADLVLEPKNKINPAYIFEFKVVNNEDELENYAKAGFEQIKEKEYDVELRNRGVGRIVCVGLAFYRKKLKMKYEIME